The proteins below come from a single Chitinophaga pinensis DSM 2588 genomic window:
- a CDS encoding DNA polymerase III subunit alpha has protein sequence MYLNCKTFFSLRYGTIDTKELVKTARQMGITSLALTNINITSDTWNFVKECQDNGIKPIIGLECRNNHDLKYILLARNMEGWFYINRFLSDHLHKDLPFPDRAPAFPGVFAIYTWNTVPLQDLYEHELVGIRKRDINKLFRVDTLCCQDKLVILHPVTFQNADYYHLHRILRAVDQNILISQLQDHTAAHTDEMFISPGDLFDSFEQYPHIISNTVRVMDACQISFDFKSPRNKKYFTTSEAEDHALLRKLAYEGMLERYGPDNTEAKERIEKELDVVQGQHFNGYFLITWDIIRYAQERGFFYVGRGSGANSIIAYCLKITDVDPIELNLYFERFLNPYRSSPPDFDIDFSWKDRDEIIAYVFKKYGTAHTALLGTVTTFQQNATIRELGKVYGLPKQEIDKILDTPFNPDLSGDSVQQKILRYSQLMSNDNKAFPNHLSIHAGGILISEAPIHQHCSTYLPPKGFSTAQLDMHQAEAIGLFKFDILSQRGLGHIRDAISIIRENKGDDIDIHNVKAFMRDERVKHALQTVNTIGCFYIESPAMRQLLLKLECHDYLTLVAASSVIRPGVAQSGMMRQYVHNYRHQDQVVYLHEIVKEVLSETFGIMVYQEDVIKIVSRYANMDLADADILRRAMAGKYRGQGDFQKIEQQFFNNCKKLGRPDAVTAELWRQIASFSGFSFSKAHSASFAVESYQSLYLKTYYPAEFMVAVINNFGGFYNRELYFRELQKTGVTIKPPCINNSDYYTRINDDIVYTGFIHVEGLEVKWMERVLEERGQYGPYASLEDFATRIAPPPEQLDILIRIGAFSFDTYTKKELLWKSSLLLKAKSPHAEHIQPLFREELPDCQLPMLAYTAHENAFEEIALLGFPLCSPFTILQHDQSRYITANNFRQYTGQTINALGYLVCTKGIHTSKGIPMSFGTFMDANGDFIDTVHFPDILRKYPFQKGGFYMLQGKVTEEYGVFSIEIGYMRKIGYFEDK, from the coding sequence ATGTATCTGAATTGCAAAACTTTCTTCAGCCTCCGTTACGGCACCATCGATACAAAAGAACTGGTGAAAACAGCACGGCAGATGGGCATCACCTCACTGGCGCTCACTAATATCAATATCACTTCAGATACCTGGAACTTTGTGAAGGAATGCCAGGATAATGGGATCAAACCCATTATCGGACTGGAATGCAGAAACAATCACGACCTTAAATACATCCTGCTGGCCCGTAATATGGAAGGTTGGTTTTATATCAACAGATTTCTGTCAGATCATCTGCATAAAGACCTCCCCTTTCCTGATCGCGCACCCGCTTTCCCGGGCGTATTTGCTATCTATACCTGGAATACCGTTCCGCTCCAGGATCTCTACGAACATGAACTCGTCGGCATCCGCAAGCGGGATATCAACAAACTATTCCGGGTAGATACCTTATGCTGTCAGGATAAACTCGTCATCCTTCACCCTGTTACTTTTCAGAATGCAGACTACTATCACCTCCATCGCATCCTACGCGCTGTCGATCAGAATATCCTGATCAGCCAGTTGCAGGATCATACGGCCGCACATACAGATGAAATGTTCATATCGCCCGGCGACTTATTCGACAGCTTTGAACAATATCCGCATATTATCAGCAATACAGTGCGTGTCATGGACGCCTGTCAGATCAGCTTCGACTTTAAATCTCCGCGTAATAAAAAGTACTTCACCACCAGCGAAGCAGAAGACCATGCACTCCTGCGGAAACTCGCATATGAAGGCATGCTCGAACGTTACGGACCGGATAACACAGAAGCAAAAGAGCGTATAGAAAAAGAACTGGATGTAGTACAAGGCCAGCATTTCAATGGTTATTTTCTCATTACCTGGGATATCATCCGTTATGCACAGGAACGTGGATTCTTCTATGTAGGCCGGGGTAGCGGCGCTAATTCCATCATCGCATATTGCCTGAAAATAACTGACGTCGATCCCATAGAACTGAATCTTTATTTTGAAAGATTCCTCAATCCTTATCGTAGCTCTCCGCCTGATTTTGACATTGATTTCTCCTGGAAAGACAGAGATGAAATCATTGCATATGTATTCAAAAAATATGGCACTGCACATACTGCGCTTTTAGGCACCGTCACTACATTCCAGCAGAATGCCACGATACGTGAACTAGGTAAGGTATACGGTTTGCCCAAGCAGGAAATAGATAAGATCCTGGATACACCATTTAATCCTGATCTCTCCGGCGATAGCGTACAGCAGAAAATCCTGCGCTATAGTCAGCTGATGTCCAATGATAACAAAGCTTTCCCTAATCACCTCAGCATTCATGCCGGAGGTATACTTATCAGTGAAGCGCCTATTCATCAGCATTGCAGCACCTATCTTCCACCTAAAGGATTCAGCACCGCACAACTGGACATGCACCAGGCAGAAGCCATCGGGTTATTTAAATTCGATATTCTGAGTCAGCGGGGTCTCGGACATATACGTGATGCCATCAGCATTATCCGGGAAAACAAAGGTGATGATATCGATATCCACAATGTAAAAGCATTCATGCGCGATGAACGTGTTAAACATGCCCTACAGACTGTTAATACCATCGGCTGTTTCTATATCGAATCGCCTGCTATGCGGCAGCTACTCCTGAAACTTGAATGCCATGATTATCTGACACTGGTAGCTGCCAGTTCAGTCATACGTCCCGGCGTAGCGCAATCAGGTATGATGCGGCAATATGTGCATAACTACCGTCATCAGGACCAGGTTGTTTATCTCCATGAGATCGTGAAAGAAGTATTGAGTGAAACCTTCGGCATCATGGTCTACCAGGAAGATGTAATTAAGATTGTCAGCAGGTATGCAAATATGGACCTGGCAGATGCAGACATCTTACGCAGGGCGATGGCTGGTAAATACCGTGGTCAGGGAGATTTTCAGAAAATAGAACAACAATTTTTCAATAACTGTAAAAAACTCGGCCGACCAGATGCTGTCACAGCAGAGCTCTGGCGACAGATCGCCAGCTTTTCCGGTTTCTCTTTTTCAAAAGCACACTCTGCGAGTTTTGCGGTGGAGAGCTATCAGAGCCTGTACCTGAAAACATATTATCCGGCAGAGTTCATGGTTGCAGTGATTAATAACTTCGGCGGCTTTTATAACAGGGAACTGTATTTCCGGGAGCTACAGAAGACCGGTGTGACCATTAAACCGCCCTGTATCAATAACAGCGATTATTACACGCGTATAAACGACGACATTGTATATACAGGTTTTATTCATGTCGAAGGACTGGAAGTAAAGTGGATGGAACGGGTATTGGAAGAACGCGGTCAATATGGCCCTTATGCCAGTCTGGAAGACTTCGCTACCCGCATAGCACCTCCGCCGGAACAACTGGATATTCTCATCAGAATAGGCGCCTTTAGCTTCGATACTTATACAAAGAAAGAATTACTGTGGAAAAGCAGCCTGTTATTGAAAGCGAAGTCGCCGCATGCCGAGCATATACAGCCCTTATTCCGCGAGGAATTACCAGACTGTCAGTTACCCATGCTGGCCTATACGGCACATGAAAATGCCTTTGAAGAAATTGCACTGCTGGGATTTCCATTGTGCTCTCCTTTCACCATTCTGCAACATGATCAAAGCAGGTATATTACTGCGAATAATTTCAGGCAGTACACCGGACAAACGATCAATGCACTGGGTTATCTCGTCTGTACCAAAGGGATCCATACCAGCAAAGGTATTCCTATGAGTTTCGGAACCTTTATGGACGCAAACGGAGACTTTATCGATACCGTACATTTCCCGGATATCCTGCGCAAATACCCCTTCCAGAAAGGCGGATTTTACATGTTACAGGGAAAGGTTACAGAAGAATATGGGGTGTTCTCTATAGAGATCGGCTATATGCGGAAGATCGGTTACTTTGAAGACAAATAA
- a CDS encoding aspartate kinase → MKILKFGGTSVGKPERMHAVASLVTADTAPKIVVLSALSGTTNALVEIGQSLSEGKKEQAKGQIDKLEAHYRTFCEALVKLDATRAKATAVVDEHFEFLNIILKISFNEALNKDILAQGELLSTRLFSVYLEEAGVQSVMLSALDFMSIDEYEEPEIPKIKIKLGNLLEKHKNETVFITQGYICRNSRGEIDNLKRGGSDYSASLIGAAIQASEVQIWTDIDGMHNNDPRVVKKTFPIEQLSFDEAAELAYFGAKILHPASIWPAQHFNIPVKLLNTMQPEAKGTIITELPSGDGVKAIAAKDGIIAIKIKSSRMLLAYGFLRKIFEVFEKYRVPIDMITTSEVAVSLTIENTPQLDQLLKELQPFGSVELDHHQTIVSIVGNEVAATPSILKKIFDSLNEVPLRMISYGGSRHNISILIGGQHKEKTLQLLNKGLFNLG, encoded by the coding sequence ATGAAGATCTTAAAATTTGGTGGCACTTCCGTAGGTAAACCGGAACGTATGCATGCCGTGGCCAGTCTGGTAACTGCCGATACCGCGCCCAAGATCGTGGTATTATCCGCGTTATCCGGTACTACCAACGCTTTGGTAGAAATCGGACAATCCCTTTCTGAGGGTAAGAAGGAACAGGCAAAGGGCCAGATAGATAAGCTGGAAGCACATTACAGGACTTTTTGCGAAGCCCTGGTCAAGCTGGACGCTACCCGTGCAAAGGCGACCGCTGTTGTTGACGAGCATTTCGAATTCCTGAACATCATTCTTAAGATATCTTTCAACGAAGCGCTGAATAAGGATATACTGGCGCAAGGTGAATTACTGTCAACCCGTCTGTTCAGCGTATACCTGGAAGAAGCAGGCGTGCAATCCGTAATGCTGTCAGCACTGGATTTCATGAGCATCGATGAATATGAGGAGCCTGAAATTCCAAAGATCAAGATCAAGCTGGGTAACCTGCTGGAAAAACATAAAAATGAGACTGTATTCATTACCCAGGGATATATCTGCCGCAACTCAAGAGGCGAGATAGACAACCTGAAACGTGGTGGTAGCGACTATTCAGCATCGCTGATCGGCGCAGCTATCCAGGCTAGTGAAGTACAGATCTGGACAGATATCGACGGTATGCACAATAACGATCCGAGAGTGGTGAAAAAGACCTTCCCGATCGAGCAGCTGTCTTTCGACGAAGCAGCTGAACTGGCTTACTTCGGCGCTAAGATCCTCCATCCGGCATCTATATGGCCTGCACAGCACTTCAACATTCCGGTGAAACTGCTGAACACGATGCAGCCGGAAGCGAAAGGTACCATCATTACCGAACTGCCAAGCGGCGACGGTGTGAAGGCAATCGCTGCCAAAGACGGTATCATCGCTATCAAGATCAAATCCAGCCGTATGCTGCTGGCTTACGGTTTCCTCCGTAAGATCTTTGAAGTGTTTGAGAAATATCGCGTACCTATTGACATGATCACTACTTCTGAAGTAGCGGTTTCCCTGACAATAGAAAACACGCCTCAGCTGGACCAGCTGCTGAAAGAATTACAGCCATTCGGTTCTGTTGAACTGGATCACCACCAGACCATCGTATCTATTGTTGGTAATGAAGTAGCAGCTACGCCTTCTATCCTGAAGAAGATCTTCGATTCACTGAACGAAGTGCCTTTGCGGATGATCTCTTATGGTGGCAGCCGTCACAACATCTCCATCCTGATCGGTGGACAACACAAAGAGAAAACATTACAGCTGCTGAACAAAGGTTTGTTCAACCTGGGTTAA
- a CDS encoding Ldh family oxidoreductase, with translation MSQIVSYPQLREFTRAVFIKMGCPPQDAETASEVLLSADLRGIDSHGVARLSGYVRLWEAGRINATPNVRVVYETPSTAVVDGDAGLGLVVAPFAMKVAIEKAAAVGSGWVSVRNSNHFGIAGQHAMMALEKDMIGMAMTNASPLVAPTFATERMLGTNPIAVAIPAKEQPAFVADFATTTAANGKLEILQRKSQEAPTGWIQDKDGHSSTNPHELKSGGALLPLGGDRDHGSHKGYCLGAIVDIFSAVLSGANYGPWAPPFVSFLPLAPDPVGEGLGHFLGAMRVDAFRPADEFKEHMDKWITRFRQATPVAGEQVLIPGDPEREMEKERRVSGIPLLDPVVKDLQEVAGKFKLDF, from the coding sequence ATGAGCCAGATAGTCTCTTATCCCCAATTACGGGAATTTACCAGAGCGGTTTTTATAAAAATGGGTTGTCCTCCGCAGGACGCTGAAACTGCCAGCGAGGTATTGTTATCAGCTGACCTCAGGGGTATTGATTCTCATGGTGTAGCCCGCCTGAGCGGATATGTACGTCTGTGGGAAGCCGGGAGGATCAATGCTACACCGAATGTACGTGTGGTATATGAAACACCCAGCACGGCTGTAGTGGATGGTGATGCCGGTCTCGGACTGGTCGTAGCGCCATTTGCGATGAAAGTAGCCATCGAAAAGGCGGCTGCTGTAGGTAGCGGCTGGGTGAGTGTCAGGAATTCCAATCACTTCGGTATAGCGGGTCAACATGCGATGATGGCCCTGGAGAAGGATATGATCGGGATGGCAATGACAAATGCCAGTCCGCTGGTAGCACCGACATTCGCCACTGAGCGTATGCTGGGTACCAATCCGATAGCGGTAGCTATTCCGGCGAAAGAGCAACCGGCATTTGTGGCAGATTTTGCTACGACGACGGCTGCTAACGGCAAACTGGAAATACTCCAGCGCAAAAGCCAGGAAGCGCCTACAGGCTGGATCCAGGATAAAGACGGGCATTCCAGTACTAATCCGCACGAGCTTAAATCCGGTGGTGCATTGTTGCCACTGGGTGGCGATCGTGACCACGGCAGCCACAAAGGCTACTGTCTGGGAGCGATTGTAGATATCTTCTCAGCGGTATTGTCAGGCGCCAATTATGGTCCCTGGGCGCCTCCTTTTGTCAGCTTCCTGCCACTGGCGCCGGATCCGGTAGGAGAAGGGCTGGGGCATTTCCTGGGAGCCATGAGGGTAGATGCTTTCCGTCCGGCAGATGAATTCAAGGAGCACATGGACAAATGGATCACCCGTTTCCGCCAGGCGACGCCTGTAGCCGGTGAACAGGTACTGATACCAGGAGATCCTGAGCGGGAAATGGAGAAAGAGCGGAGAGTATCTGGTATTCCTTTACTGGATCCGGTAGTGAAAGATCTGCAGGAAGTAGCGGGAAAATTTAAATTGGATTTTTAA
- a CDS encoding DUF3467 domain-containing protein has translation MENQQEEQAQLNIELTEEIAEGIYANLAIITHSNAEFVVDFVNVMPGLPKAKVKSRIILTPQHAKRFMRAMVDNIKKYEAAHGAIQDQEPVSMPLNFGGPTAQA, from the coding sequence ATGGAAAATCAGCAGGAAGAACAGGCGCAGCTCAATATTGAGCTGACAGAGGAAATAGCAGAAGGTATTTATGCCAACCTGGCCATTATTACCCATTCCAACGCAGAGTTTGTGGTGGATTTTGTGAATGTAATGCCCGGTCTGCCTAAAGCCAAAGTAAAGTCCCGTATCATACTGACTCCTCAGCATGCCAAACGTTTCATGAGAGCGATGGTAGATAATATCAAGAAGTACGAAGCCGCACATGGCGCCATTCAGGACCAGGAACCGGTTTCTATGCCATTGAATTTCGGCGGACCTACAGCGCAGGCTTAA
- a CDS encoding SusD/RagB family nutrient-binding outer membrane lipoprotein codes for MLRITKYILPLLFLLILSQSCRKDYFYNGINDDPSQLKNPTASSLLPGVILQSAYTWGGDASRFPSIFMQQVTGDANQSASANIYNITPDDVDNMWYAGFYGSIMTNIDTLIAVATAAGQLHYAAVGKILMANDLGQVTDFWGDVPYSEAFQGLNNTQPKYDNQQAIYARLHTLLDEAITDLGKDDGSEFQPGSNDDILFEGDLDMWIKFAHALKAKFYLHTVKVDATAQAKALAQLANGFEAGEAAFVKFVGSSATTTQAPWYQFNTQRADIIFTGYLNTLMKNAKDPRYAVYYDPSDASALGALYGSANSPVYFLSYDEQKFIEAELQFRASNNVAAATAYNEAVRANLQRTINNTSYLPTVSKTALTITMKDIITQKYIALFLSPETWTDWRRTGFPQLTAPDGNVLGGALPRSLYYPSSEVRYNNNTPANTRLTRRIWWDAQ; via the coding sequence ATGTTACGGATAACCAAATATATATTGCCCTTACTGTTTTTACTGATCCTCTCGCAGAGTTGCCGGAAGGATTATTTCTATAATGGTATTAACGACGACCCTTCACAGCTGAAGAATCCAACAGCGTCTTCCCTGCTGCCGGGTGTTATTTTACAGAGTGCCTATACCTGGGGAGGGGATGCGTCCCGTTTCCCTTCTATTTTCATGCAACAGGTAACCGGCGATGCAAACCAGTCAGCCAGCGCCAATATCTACAACATCACTCCTGATGATGTGGATAACATGTGGTATGCCGGCTTTTATGGGTCTATTATGACAAATATCGACACCCTGATCGCGGTTGCTACAGCGGCTGGTCAGCTGCATTATGCCGCAGTGGGTAAGATCCTGATGGCGAATGACCTGGGTCAGGTGACTGATTTCTGGGGAGATGTGCCTTATTCCGAAGCTTTCCAGGGATTGAACAATACCCAGCCGAAGTATGACAACCAGCAGGCCATTTATGCCCGTCTGCATACCTTGCTGGATGAAGCGATCACTGATCTGGGAAAGGATGATGGCAGTGAATTCCAGCCAGGGTCAAACGACGATATCCTCTTTGAGGGCGACCTGGATATGTGGATAAAGTTTGCTCATGCACTGAAAGCCAAGTTCTACCTGCATACCGTCAAGGTGGACGCTACGGCACAAGCCAAAGCGCTGGCGCAGCTGGCCAATGGGTTTGAAGCCGGGGAAGCTGCTTTTGTGAAGTTTGTCGGTAGCAGCGCGACCACTACACAAGCGCCCTGGTACCAGTTCAATACCCAGCGTGCGGATATCATCTTCACGGGCTACCTGAATACTTTGATGAAAAACGCCAAAGATCCGAGGTATGCGGTGTATTATGATCCTTCTGATGCGAGTGCCTTGGGCGCATTGTATGGTTCTGCGAATTCGCCTGTTTACTTTCTGTCATACGATGAACAGAAGTTCATAGAAGCGGAATTACAGTTCCGGGCAAGTAATAACGTAGCAGCAGCGACAGCTTATAATGAAGCTGTGCGGGCCAATCTGCAAAGGACGATCAATAATACGTCCTATCTGCCTACGGTATCCAAAACGGCGCTGACAATCACCATGAAGGACATTATCACCCAGAAATATATCGCCCTGTTCCTGAGTCCTGAAACATGGACTGACTGGCGCAGGACAGGCTTCCCTCAGTTGACAGCTCCGGATGGTAACGTATTGGGCGGTGCGCTGCCACGGTCCTTGTATTATCCAAGCAGTGAAGTACGCTACAACAACAATACGCCAGCCAATACCAGGCTGACCCGCCGTATATGGTGGGACGCGCAGTAA
- a CDS encoding SusC/RagA family TonB-linked outer membrane protein, which produces MQKHLLCLYFLFCIMTGLYAQQREVTGRVTGSDGVPIPYATVQIKGTSKGTTADQNGNFKLLVDGNNAILQIRSVGFTLKEVAVGSGAALDVSLAQDNRNLQEVVVTGLGIKREKKALGYAVQDVKGDDLIKASQGDALRAMSGKVAGMQVIGSGGTPGAATFVKLRGTNSLTGNNQPLFVIDGIPVDNSQNYSGDPADAANNLLQGATNTNRGADINPDDIESISVLKGPAAAAIYGIDAANGAIIITTKRGKAGKISVDFSTGISFDKVNRLPKIQKQFVKGSGGVLAPFSSTNRYSWGSNIDTLFWTGVPNEYDIHGDVVGASNPNAKVKFVPYDNTGDFWRTAATYNNTLSFTGGTDVATYRMSVSHNYQNSIVPLQYNQRTAVALAGNLKISEKIRTSANINFNVSNGSMPQNGSNLSGIMLGLTRTPVSFDNSNGGLDADDPRTYLFSNGLQRSYRNGIYDNPFWTINRNPYTTAVNRLIGSLQFDWDFIKDFTLTYRIGTDVYSDNRHQYYEIQSGAYNGGRLFDDRYTYKSVNSDAIITWARQISKDFRMDVKVGNNLYSRRMDELYVQGDGLTSPGYDNISNATVQKSYNYVTPYRRISGYFDINLDLKSMLFLEITGRNDWTSTLPPKSNSFFYPSASLGFVFTELEGLKDGKVLSFGKIRLSAAQVGKDPGAFLTKSFSVPTTYPDGYTTGVSFPYDGKGSFSLNNVLGNPNLKPEKTVSYEAGLQLQFLDNRIGLDATAYHSKGTDLLVRSPMAGSAGYQYVNLNAASIRNNGLEMTLSAKPLTGHAFTWDLFVNYSMNRSKVLALAPGINQITVNGFTGTVIAHLPDQPAGIIYAYGWQRDAQGRIVISDNSGDFGYPVVSNVQTRVGNPNPVFLMGIGNTFAYKGFSLYFLVDWKHKGDLWNGTRGSLQAIGTSAYTLDRGKMQVFPGVMGHLNDAGEVVHNEGGAEKPGGGPVNTTSVPLDEDWYLGNGGGFGAQTETFIDDGSFVKLREITLSYDIPGSIFKDSRFVKGINVNAFARNIIIWTPYKGIDPETSLTGATNAQGIDYFNMPGTASFGLNFKFKF; this is translated from the coding sequence ATGCAAAAACATTTACTGTGTTTGTATTTTCTCTTTTGTATTATGACAGGGCTTTACGCGCAACAGCGTGAAGTTACAGGCCGCGTAACAGGAAGTGACGGCGTCCCCATTCCATATGCTACCGTGCAGATAAAAGGTACTTCGAAAGGTACCACCGCAGACCAGAACGGTAATTTCAAATTACTGGTAGACGGTAATAATGCGATTCTGCAAATCAGAAGTGTAGGATTTACGCTAAAAGAAGTGGCAGTCGGCTCAGGTGCTGCACTTGACGTTTCTCTCGCACAGGACAACCGGAATCTGCAGGAAGTAGTTGTAACCGGTCTGGGTATCAAACGTGAGAAAAAAGCCCTTGGATACGCTGTCCAGGATGTAAAAGGCGATGACCTGATCAAAGCCAGCCAGGGCGATGCACTGCGCGCTATGTCAGGTAAGGTAGCCGGTATGCAGGTCATCGGCTCTGGTGGTACGCCAGGCGCCGCTACCTTTGTAAAATTAAGAGGTACTAACTCTCTGACTGGTAATAACCAGCCATTGTTTGTTATTGACGGTATTCCTGTGGATAATTCGCAGAACTATTCCGGCGACCCCGCCGACGCCGCTAACAATCTGCTGCAAGGTGCTACCAACACAAACCGCGGAGCAGATATCAATCCGGATGATATAGAAAGTATCTCCGTGCTGAAAGGCCCGGCTGCTGCAGCTATCTATGGTATAGATGCCGCAAATGGCGCTATTATTATTACTACTAAAAGGGGAAAAGCTGGTAAAATATCAGTTGATTTCAGTACCGGTATTTCCTTTGATAAAGTAAACAGACTGCCAAAGATCCAGAAACAGTTTGTCAAAGGTTCAGGTGGCGTATTGGCGCCTTTCAGTTCTACCAACAGGTATTCCTGGGGTTCCAATATAGATACCCTGTTCTGGACCGGTGTGCCTAATGAATACGATATTCACGGGGATGTGGTAGGGGCTTCTAATCCGAATGCCAAAGTGAAATTCGTGCCTTATGATAATACAGGCGATTTCTGGCGTACAGCCGCTACCTACAATAATACCTTATCCTTTACCGGAGGTACAGACGTTGCGACTTATCGTATGTCTGTTTCTCACAACTACCAGAACTCTATTGTACCGCTGCAATACAACCAGCGTACAGCAGTTGCTTTAGCGGGTAATCTGAAGATCTCTGAAAAGATCCGGACATCTGCCAATATCAACTTCAACGTCTCCAATGGTAGTATGCCACAGAATGGTAGTAACCTCTCCGGTATCATGCTGGGTCTCACCAGAACGCCTGTTTCATTTGATAACTCTAACGGCGGACTGGATGCGGATGATCCGCGTACGTATTTGTTCTCTAACGGTCTGCAGCGTTCTTACCGTAATGGGATATATGATAATCCTTTCTGGACCATCAACAGAAACCCTTATACAACAGCGGTAAACCGTCTGATAGGTAGTTTACAGTTTGACTGGGACTTTATCAAAGACTTCACACTGACTTACCGTATCGGTACAGACGTGTATAGTGATAACCGCCATCAGTATTATGAAATACAATCAGGCGCTTATAACGGTGGTCGTTTATTTGATGACAGATACACTTATAAGAGTGTCAACTCAGATGCGATCATTACCTGGGCAAGGCAGATCTCCAAAGATTTCAGGATGGATGTAAAGGTGGGTAATAACCTTTATTCCCGCAGAATGGATGAACTGTATGTACAGGGTGATGGTCTGACCTCTCCTGGTTATGACAACATCAGTAATGCCACTGTACAGAAATCCTACAATTACGTCACTCCTTACAGAAGGATCTCCGGTTACTTCGATATCAACCTGGATCTGAAATCCATGTTATTCCTGGAAATCACGGGACGTAATGACTGGACTTCCACATTACCACCTAAAAGCAACAGTTTCTTCTATCCATCTGCCAGCCTTGGATTTGTCTTTACAGAGCTGGAAGGACTGAAAGATGGTAAAGTGCTGAGTTTTGGTAAGATCAGGTTATCAGCTGCACAGGTGGGTAAAGACCCGGGTGCTTTCCTGACAAAATCCTTCTCTGTACCTACTACCTATCCTGATGGATATACTACCGGTGTTTCCTTCCCATATGACGGAAAAGGTAGTTTCTCGCTGAATAATGTGCTGGGTAATCCTAACCTGAAACCTGAGAAGACTGTTTCTTATGAAGCCGGCTTACAGTTACAGTTCCTGGATAACAGGATCGGACTGGATGCGACAGCCTACCATTCAAAAGGTACCGATCTGCTGGTAAGGTCTCCGATGGCCGGTTCTGCAGGTTACCAGTACGTAAACCTGAACGCGGCTTCTATCAGGAATAATGGTCTGGAAATGACCCTGAGCGCAAAACCACTGACCGGACATGCCTTTACCTGGGACCTGTTTGTGAACTACAGTATGAACCGTAGTAAAGTGCTGGCTTTAGCGCCTGGTATCAATCAGATTACCGTGAATGGATTTACCGGTACGGTGATCGCACATCTGCCTGATCAGCCGGCGGGTATTATTTACGCTTATGGATGGCAGCGTGATGCACAGGGCCGGATCGTGATCAGCGATAACAGCGGCGACTTTGGTTATCCGGTGGTATCCAATGTACAGACCAGGGTAGGTAATCCAAACCCGGTATTCCTGATGGGTATTGGTAACACATTCGCTTATAAGGGATTCTCCCTGTATTTCCTGGTTGACTGGAAACATAAAGGAGATCTCTGGAATGGTACCCGTGGTTCCCTGCAGGCGATCGGAACATCTGCCTATACACTGGACAGAGGAAAAATGCAGGTATTTCCAGGCGTGATGGGACACCTGAATGACGCGGGAGAGGTAGTACATAACGAAGGGGGCGCTGAGAAACCAGGTGGAGGTCCGGTAAATACGACCTCCGTACCGCTGGATGAAGACTGGTACCTGGGTAATGGTGGCGGATTCGGTGCGCAGACAGAGACTTTTATTGACGATGGTTCTTTCGTAAAACTGCGTGAGATTACACTGTCTTATGACATTCCAGGCAGTATTTTCAAAGATTCCAGGTTTGTCAAAGGTATTAATGTGAACGCATTTGCACGTAACATCATTATATGGACGCCATACAAGGGGATAGATCCTGAAACCAGTTTAACAGGAGCTACCAATGCCCAGGGTATTGATTATTTCAATATGCCGGGTACTGCCAGCTTCGGTCTGAACTTCAAGTTTAAATTCTAA